A region of Candidatus Diapherotrites archaeon DNA encodes the following proteins:
- a CDS encoding hydroxyacid dehydrogenase produces the protein MAKVLVMDNIAKKGVQMIREAGLEADEREGLSEEQLVQSVSGYDAMIVRSATKVTPAIIAAAHKMKAVSRAGVGLDNVDIQAATAKGIFVFNTPEGNTVSVAEHAIGLMIALNRHIAKADASMKRGEWEKKAFKGNELQGKTLGLIGFGRIGREVAKRGNAFGMKIVVADPFAKEEHVREANASLVQLDELLAQADMISLHVPLTEQTKGMINADTISKMKDGAKIVNTARGGAINEADLVQALKSGKLGGAALDVFAKEPLENSELTQLGNVILTPHIASATKEAQDKCGVEAAQQIIRALKENNTYGAVNYQALSAGKQ, from the coding sequence ATGGCAAAAGTTCTCGTAATGGACAACATCGCAAAAAAAGGCGTGCAAATGATAAGAGAGGCGGGCCTCGAAGCCGATGAACGGGAGGGGCTCAGCGAAGAACAGCTCGTGCAATCGGTTTCCGGATACGACGCAATGATAGTGAGAAGCGCCACGAAAGTCACGCCCGCAATCATCGCCGCAGCGCACAAGATGAAAGCGGTTTCAAGGGCCGGGGTTGGCCTCGACAATGTTGACATCCAGGCCGCGACCGCAAAAGGCATTTTCGTCTTCAACACCCCGGAAGGCAACACCGTTTCCGTTGCCGAGCACGCAATCGGTTTGATGATCGCATTGAACAGGCACATCGCAAAGGCCGACGCGAGCATGAAGCGCGGCGAATGGGAGAAGAAAGCGTTCAAGGGCAACGAGCTTCAGGGAAAAACTCTCGGCCTGATCGGCTTCGGCCGCATCGGAAGGGAAGTTGCCAAACGCGGCAACGCATTCGGAATGAAAATCGTCGTTGCGGACCCTTTCGCGAAAGAAGAGCATGTAAGGGAAGCGAACGCAAGCCTGGTGCAGTTGGACGAACTGCTGGCACAGGCGGACATGATTTCATTGCACGTTCCCCTGACAGAGCAGACAAAAGGAATGATTAACGCGGACACTATTTCAAAAATGAAGGACGGCGCAAAAATCGTGAACACTGCGCGCGGCGGGGCAATAAACGAAGCCGACCTGGTTCAAGCGCTTAAAAGCGGAAAGCTTGGCGGCGCTGCACTCGACGTTTTCGCAAAAGAACCATTGGAAAACTCGGAGCTGACGCAGTTGGGCAACGTCATTCTCACGCCGCACATCGCCTCAGCCACAAAGGAAGCGCAGGACAAGTGCGGGGTCGAAGCGGCACAGCAGATCATCCGCGCGCTCAAAGAAAACAACACTTACGGCGCGGTAAACTACCAGGCGCTCAGCGCGGGAAAACAATAG
- a CDS encoding alanine--glyoxylate aminotransferase family protein: MIGHRSREFASLYASIQPKIQKAMFTKNRVFMFTSSSTGAFEACSRNTANEKCLHMTCGNFSELWHRLSLANGKQADALSVEWGLANKAEPLKEKLETGKYESVMLVHSETSTGVLNPLEQIAKVMKDYPETIFCVDTVSSLTAMPIDTDAFGIDICLAGVQKAFALPPGLAIASVSQKALDKAKEVKNRGYYFDLIEMDKYHQKNNTPSTPAIPQLFGLDKQLDNMLAEGLEQRFARHEKLRNICHSWVKEQGFELFPEKGFEAIALSCIKNTKGYDIDKLNEELGKKGYVISNGYSKLKQQTFRIAHMGDTTEEQLKELLDTIDSILATMKAIA; this comes from the coding sequence ATGATCGGGCACAGGAGCAGGGAATTCGCAAGCCTGTACGCTTCAATCCAGCCGAAAATCCAGAAGGCAATGTTCACCAAGAACAGGGTCTTCATGTTCACGTCCTCCTCCACAGGCGCATTCGAAGCCTGTTCGCGCAACACGGCAAACGAAAAATGCCTGCACATGACATGCGGAAACTTCTCCGAACTGTGGCACAGGCTCAGCCTCGCAAACGGAAAGCAGGCCGACGCTTTAAGCGTGGAATGGGGCCTCGCAAACAAGGCCGAGCCATTGAAGGAAAAGCTTGAAACCGGAAAATACGAATCTGTAATGCTGGTGCACAGCGAAACATCCACCGGCGTATTGAACCCGCTTGAACAAATCGCAAAAGTGATGAAAGACTATCCTGAAACAATTTTCTGCGTCGACACTGTTTCAAGCCTGACGGCAATGCCGATTGACACAGACGCTTTCGGCATCGACATCTGCCTTGCCGGAGTGCAGAAGGCATTTGCCTTGCCGCCCGGCCTGGCAATCGCATCCGTGAGCCAGAAGGCGCTGGACAAGGCGAAAGAAGTGAAAAACAGGGGCTATTATTTTGACCTTATTGAAATGGACAAATACCACCAGAAAAACAATACGCCGAGCACGCCCGCAATACCGCAATTGTTCGGCCTGGACAAACAGCTTGACAACATGCTCGCGGAAGGCCTCGAACAGAGGTTTGCAAGGCACGAAAAGCTGAGGAACATCTGCCACTCCTGGGTCAAGGAACAGGGCTTTGAACTGTTCCCGGAAAAGGGCTTCGAGGCAATCGCATTAAGCTGCATCAAAAACACGAAAGGATACGACATCGACAAGCTGAACGAAGAGCTCGGCAAAAAAGGCTATGTGATTTCAAACGGTTACAGCAAGCTCAAGCAGCAGACTTTCAGGATAGCGCACATGGGCGACACCACGGAAGAACAACTGAAAGAACTGCTGGACACAATCGACTCGATTCTCGCCACAATGAAGGCAATAGCGTGA
- a CDS encoding S-layer protein, with amino-acid sequence MLKVVVFLADFVEFERNAVRRRIATKIAHKASEIRPLASDSAWKIYSELVKKPAYPAELAKKLGMPEQKAYYYINQLKKSGLVSVQKTQEKQGALAKFFSADFGAVSIVTPDAGGEKQAIEGREKEVPKEIAEFLEPFIHKGVFSAKIIIGSPDPHGPLKARARDSHLAVELAAILGSYASKIKYPFVLLDTMVESLEKLDSNAIIVGGPITNKICQEINDRLPVKFVQSNGPWGIESSASEKTYTEDATGIIVKAPHPFFGDKRILLIAGNRNAGTKAAVVAMAKSVEKIAKPNLFNERIHAKVVEGLDLDGDGQIDAAEIKE; translated from the coding sequence ATGTTAAAAGTGGTGGTGTTTTTGGCGGATTTTGTCGAATTTGAAAGGAACGCGGTCCGGAGGCGAATCGCCACAAAAATTGCCCACAAGGCAAGCGAAATAAGGCCGCTTGCCAGCGATAGCGCATGGAAAATTTACTCTGAGCTGGTGAAAAAGCCGGCTTATCCTGCCGAGCTGGCGAAAAAGCTGGGCATGCCGGAGCAGAAAGCATACTATTACATCAACCAGCTGAAAAAATCCGGACTTGTGTCGGTGCAGAAGACGCAGGAAAAACAGGGCGCCCTGGCAAAATTCTTTTCCGCGGACTTCGGCGCGGTGTCAATCGTTACACCGGATGCCGGCGGGGAAAAGCAGGCCATCGAAGGCAGGGAAAAGGAAGTGCCTAAAGAGATTGCAGAATTCCTCGAACCGTTTATACATAAGGGCGTTTTTTCAGCCAAAATCATCATCGGCTCGCCCGATCCGCACGGCCCGCTCAAGGCGAGGGCAAGGGACTCCCACCTGGCAGTCGAACTGGCAGCAATCCTCGGCAGTTATGCCTCCAAAATAAAATACCCTTTCGTGCTATTGGACACAATGGTCGAGTCACTGGAAAAGCTTGACAGCAACGCAATCATTGTCGGCGGGCCGATCACAAACAAGATCTGCCAGGAAATAAACGACAGGCTGCCCGTAAAATTCGTGCAAAGCAATGGCCCATGGGGCATTGAAAGCTCGGCTTCGGAAAAAACCTACACCGAGGACGCAACAGGCATAATCGTCAAGGCGCCACACCCTTTCTTCGGCGACAAGCGCATTCTGCTCATAGCCGGAAACCGCAATGCTGGCACCAAGGCCGCGGTTGTCGCAATGGCAAAAAGCGTTGAAAAGATTGCCAAGCCAAATCTTTTCAATGAAAGGATTCACGCAAAAGTTGTCGAAGGCCTGGATTTGGACGGCGACGGGCAGATCGATGCCGCTGAAATCAAGGAATAA
- the glmS gene encoding glutamine--fructose-6-phosphate transaminase (isomerizing): MCGIIGVKGLNGFNEAQPAILSGLKSLEYRGYDSWGIALEQAGGFFVEKKAGRISDEKGVSEIRAGTGIGHTRWATHGKVCEANAHPHLSRNGKIAVVHNGIIENYSELRETLSGNGFTFASETDTEVVPHLIESFMAEPGNDFFGAVRKALLQLEGSFAIVAMHADSDSLVCARNGSPLLLGVSDDALFAASDITAFLGHTKNAVYLADGEMALLSDRPEVFSIATGEGVPFKVETVDWNVEQAKKGNFAHFMLKEICEQPQTIRLAIEQDKALLDKATGMLRDAFGIFFVGCGTSYHACVSASYMFSGIAGKHVNACLASEFSNYTDFIGPGALVVAVSQSGETADLIDAVKTAKQKGAKVLCIVNVMGSSLSRLGDETLMMNAGPEICVLSTKSYTSQLAILLLLAFSLAGKAREGRALILDAASKVKKVISGNENEIKRIAAATKNAKDYFVIGRDLAFPSALEGALKIKEVSYIHAEGFAGGELKHGTIALVEQGVPAIVFSTEKTRPLILGNAMEIKSRGGMIIGLDSKPNPLFDHFIEVPEVSEANPILMIVPIQLLAYHLALERNCDPDKPRNLAKSVTVK; the protein is encoded by the coding sequence ATGTGTGGAATCATCGGCGTGAAAGGCCTGAACGGCTTCAATGAGGCGCAGCCTGCCATACTGTCGGGCCTGAAAAGCCTGGAATACAGGGGCTATGATTCCTGGGGAATTGCGCTGGAGCAGGCCGGCGGGTTTTTCGTTGAAAAGAAGGCCGGCAGGATTTCCGATGAAAAAGGCGTTTCCGAGATCCGGGCAGGCACGGGCATCGGCCACACTCGCTGGGCAACGCATGGAAAAGTCTGCGAGGCAAACGCGCATCCGCACCTTTCAAGGAACGGCAAAATTGCCGTGGTGCACAACGGCATAATCGAGAACTATTCGGAGCTCAGGGAAACGCTTTCAGGCAACGGTTTCACTTTCGCATCGGAAACCGACACCGAAGTCGTTCCGCATCTGATTGAATCTTTCATGGCTGAACCCGGCAATGATTTTTTCGGCGCTGTGAGAAAGGCGCTGCTGCAGCTCGAAGGCAGCTTTGCAATCGTTGCAATGCACGCCGATTCCGATTCATTGGTTTGCGCGCGCAACGGCTCGCCCCTGCTTCTTGGAGTTTCGGATGACGCGCTTTTTGCGGCATCGGACATCACGGCTTTCCTTGGCCACACCAAAAACGCGGTTTACCTTGCCGACGGGGAAATGGCCCTGCTCTCTGACAGGCCGGAGGTTTTTTCCATTGCAACCGGCGAAGGCGTTCCGTTCAAGGTTGAAACCGTTGACTGGAACGTCGAGCAGGCGAAGAAGGGCAATTTCGCGCATTTCATGCTGAAAGAAATTTGCGAGCAGCCGCAGACAATCAGGCTTGCCATCGAGCAGGACAAGGCACTGCTTGACAAGGCAACCGGAATGCTGCGCGATGCTTTCGGCATCTTTTTTGTGGGCTGCGGCACAAGCTACCATGCCTGCGTTTCGGCGTCATACATGTTTTCCGGCATTGCGGGAAAGCACGTGAATGCCTGCCTTGCCTCGGAGTTTTCCAATTACACGGATTTCATCGGGCCGGGCGCGCTTGTCGTCGCGGTCTCGCAGTCCGGCGAAACCGCGGATTTGATTGACGCCGTGAAAACCGCAAAGCAAAAAGGCGCGAAGGTTTTGTGCATCGTGAACGTCATGGGCTCTTCGCTTTCAAGGCTCGGCGACGAAACCCTGATGATGAATGCCGGCCCTGAAATCTGCGTGCTGTCGACGAAAAGCTACACTTCACAGCTTGCAATCCTTCTGCTTCTGGCGTTTTCGCTTGCGGGCAAAGCACGGGAAGGCAGGGCGCTCATTCTGGATGCCGCGTCAAAAGTCAAAAAAGTCATTTCCGGAAACGAAAATGAAATCAAAAGGATTGCCGCCGCAACGAAAAACGCGAAAGACTATTTTGTCATTGGCAGGGACCTCGCATTCCCTTCCGCGCTTGAAGGCGCGCTCAAGATAAAGGAAGTCTCCTACATCCATGCCGAAGGCTTTGCCGGAGGGGAGTTGAAGCACGGCACAATCGCATTGGTCGAGCAGGGCGTTCCGGCAATAGTGTTTTCAACCGAAAAGACAAGGCCGCTCATCCTGGGCAATGCAATGGAAATAAAGTCGCGCGGCGGCATGATAATAGGCTTGGACTCGAAGCCGAACCCGCTTTTCGACCATTTCATTGAAGTGCCAGAAGTTTCGGAGGCAAACCCGATTTTAATGATTGTCCCAATTCAACTGCTTGCATATCATCTCGCATTGGAGCGCAATTGCGATCCGGACAAGCCGCGCAATCTCGCAAAATCTGTAACGGTGAAATGA